The Scyliorhinus torazame isolate Kashiwa2021f chromosome 10, sScyTor2.1, whole genome shotgun sequence genome contains a region encoding:
- the LOC140384741 gene encoding L-lactate dehydrogenase A chain-like has product MSLKNKLMNEVHADTPMKATSKVSIIGAGQVGMSCAISILQQHIADELALVDRVADKLKGEALDLLHGSLFLKSKISADTDFLVTEDSKVCIICAGVRQAVGEVKRRQLQKNIATFKEIIPQLAKHSPSAVLLVVTIPVDPMTYVAWKLSGFPKHRVIGIGTDLDTARFRFLLGAKLRINPISVHAYIIGEQGDDSVAIWSSANVAGVNLEKLDEKLANEQGEQIHRKVIESTHDVIKLKGYTSWAIGLSVANIVNAILKNIRSIHLVSVNAKDEHNITSDVFLSLPCVLGITGVCGILKQPLKEKEETKLKSSVENLLRIQREISL; this is encoded by the exons ATGAGTTTGAAAAATAAATTGATGAATGAGGTGCACGCCGACACTCCCATGAAGGCGACTTCAAAGGTCTCAATAATCGGTGCTGGACAAGTTGGCATGTCGTGTGCCATTTCTATCCTGCAGCAG CATATTGCTGATGAATTGGCTCTGGTTGATAGAGTGGCAGACAAACTGAAGGGAGAAGCTCTGGATTTGTTACACGGTAGCCTGTTTCTAAAATCCAAAATTTCGGCAGACACAG ATTTTTTAGTTACAGAAGATTCAAAGGTGTGTATCATCTGTGCTGGTGTACGGCAGGCAGTGGGAGAAGTCAAAAGAAGACAGCTGCAAAAGAACATAGCTACCTTTAAGGAGATCATCCCTCAATTGGCTAAGCACAGTCCAAGTGCTGTTCTACTTGTTGTAACTATTCCAG TGGACCCGATGACCTATGTTGCCTGGAAGCTGAGTGGATTCCCAAAGCACCGTGTGATTGGCATCGGTACCGATTTGGACACTGCCAGGTTTCGTTTTTTACTCGGCGCAAAGTTGAGAATTAATCCAATCAGTGTTCACGCATATATCATCGGCGAACAAGGAGATGATAGCG TGGCTATTTGGAGCAGTGCAAATGTGGCTGGTGTCAACCTGGAGAAATTAGATGAAAAACTAGCAAACGAACAGGGAGAGCAAATTCATAGAAAGGTTATAGAGAG CACCCATGATGTTATAAAGCTGAAAGGATACACTTCTTGGGCCATTGGTTTAAGCGTGGCCAATATTGTCAACGCAATTTTGAAAAATATCAGATCCATCCACCTGGTGTCTGTCAATGCAAAA GATGAGCACAATATCACAAGTGATGTGTTCCTAAGTCTCCCCTGTGTCCTGGGAATAACAGGAGTATGTGGAATCTTAAAGCAGCCACTCAAGGAGAAAGAGGAAACAAAACTGAAAAGCAGTGTGGAAAACCTTCTGAGGATCCAGCGAGAAATTTCATTGTGA